DNA sequence from the Cystobacter ferrugineus genome:
TGGCGGGCTTCCACAACACCGCCTCCAGGAGCCCACGAGCCGCCGAGGGGGTCATCACCTCGTAGCTGACACGTTCGGCCTTCATTTCCGGACGGGTGAAACAGGCCATCGGCCCGCGCGCCCGGACGACAAAGCGGCGACTCTCCCTCTTCATGGACAGGGTTCTCCCTTCACTCACTCACCACCAACGAGCCCGCGTCGAGCAGGCCCACGCGCTCGGGCATCAGGCCGAAGCGCTCGTCATAGGCCGGGGTCAGCTCCGGCCCCAACACCACCACGGTGTCCGCCACCCACCGCACCAGTCCTCGTGCGAGCCAGACGTCTCGCTGCGTTGCTTTGACCTGCACCGTGAATCCCTGCAGCGCCCGCAGCCGCTCTCGGCTGGGGCCCGCGTGTTCCAGTCGTGCCACGTGCTTGGCCGCCTCGCCCCAGGGCACCACCACTGGGGCGGACCAGCCATCCTCCACCAGATGGAAGCGCCGCGCTGTCTCCTCGAAGCGCAGCTTCGCGCGCAGGGCTTGGATGTCCTCGGCATCCAGTTCCTTGGCGGCGTAGAGTCGGCGGAAGTAGCGTCGGCAGATGTCCGGGTGGAAAGGGTCCAATCCGGGCGTCTCCGCGAGCAGACCGCGAGTCACCTCCATCGCGGTACGAGGTACGCCCCGAGGTGGGGCGGTGGGCGCGAGGAAGACGCGCAACTCGCCCAGTCCGCTCAGGCGTCCCTCCCGGTTGCAGCGCCCGGCGGCCTGGGCCAGCGAGTCCAACCCGCCCAGCGCCCGGTACACCACGGGAAAGTCCACATCCACTCCGGCCTCCACGAGCTGCGTGGACACCAGCCGTATCGGCTCACCACGTGCCTTGCGCGCCTTCAGCCCGGCCAGGACCTCACTTCGGTGGCGCGGGCACATGAGTGCGGAGAGGTGAGAGGTGGAGGTGTCCTCCATCCTTCGGTCCAATGCCTCGCACAATTCCCGGGCGTCCGCTCGCCGGTGGACGATGGCCAGCACATCCGGCTCGAGGGCCAGTTCGTCGGCGAGCGCCTCATGGGAAGTCGGCTCGGGTGAAGTGGGCCAGCGCACCCGTACCCGCCGCAGTCGCTCGAATGCCCGCACCTCGGCTGGGACGATTTCCCGGACATTCTCCAGCCCATCTGGCAACTCCGAGGTGCGGCCCAGTGCTGGCTGTGTGGCGGTGCACACCACGAGGCTGGTGCCGTAGTCGCGTATCAGGGTGCCCAGCACGTCGAGGATGGGGGTGAGCAGCCTGGGGGGCAGTGTTTGTGCCTCATCCAGCACCACCACGCTGCGCGCCAGCCGGTGCAGCTTGCGACAAGCGCCGGGCCTTCGTGCGAAGAGGCTGTCGAAGAGCTGCGCCGTGGTGGTGACCACCACCGGAGCATCCCAGTTCTCCGAGGCCAGGCGGTTGCGCGCTGTCTCCCGGAGGGGATCCAACGCACTGTGGTGCTCGATGACGGCCTCTTCTCCCAGGGCCGCGCGGTAGACGGCGGCGCTCTGCTCGATGATGGAGGTGAAGGGAATGGCCACCACCACGCGCTCCAGGCCATGGCGTACGGCGTGCTCGAGTGCGAAGGCCAGCGAGGCCAGTGTCTTGCCTCCTCCGGTGGGCACGGTGAGGCTGAATGCGCCTGGAGGTTGTGCGGCGGCGTGGAGGCAGGAGGCAAGTACCTCGGTGCGTACGCGGTTGACCTCGGAGGGAGTGGCACGGACTCTCAGGTCCTCCATGTACCGGGCCAGCTTCTCTCGGAGGACTGATAGGGGCGGCAGGACTGCCCTCAGTTGAGTGCGCGAAGGTTCGAAGAACTCCTCGGTGTCGAGGAAGTCCGCGTCGCATAGCGCGGAGAAGAGCATGCGAGTCCACAACTCCAGGCTGCGGGCGATGGTCGCTGCTTCCTTTGATGTGCGAGGTGTACGCGCGAGAAAGGCGGGCAGAGCGGGCGTGGTGGCCTCCAATATGGCAGGGGGAGGTTGCGTCGCCAGCACCTTCTGGAGCAGCTCTTTCCTGCGCTCCAAGCGCTCTTCCAGCTTCTCGCGGTTGGCAAGGCCGGCGTGGTGACCGGCAATGGCCAAGGTCAGGAGCGAGCCCGCCTGCGTGCCCAGCACCTGTCTTGCGTGAAGGGCTCCAGCGGTGGAGTGGTCCCTCGGGCCTGCTTCCTCCTCCGTTTCGAGGTGGGCCTCGAAACCGTTTTCCTCTCGAATGATCCGCTGGAAGTCGCGGGCATACTTGCCCAGGTCGTGCCAGCGGCCGGCCAGACGGGCCCACTCCCCGGCCCCAAAACGCTCAGCGAAGGCGTGAGCGCGGTCACCCACCTGACACAAGTGCTCGTACAAGAGATGGGGTCGGCCTGCCTCGTCGAGGTGGGCCAGGGGGTCGGTAGTGAGAGGCTGCTTGGTGGCTGCGCCCATTCTTCCAGAGTGTGGAAGTCGTTTCGTAGGAGAGCAAGAAACGGGCATTGGCCGAGCGGCCTTCCACTTGGACGTGGCGGATTTCTTCCTTCCCTTCAGGCTCCGTGCCGCTCGGCGACGCGGTAGAGCTGGGTGAGAGAGAAGTCCAGCAGCGACTGGCACGAACGCATGTAGCGCGGGGCCCGGACGAAGGGCAGCCAGACACGATGGCCCACGAGCACCTGGGTTTCTTCGAGTTTCCGGCGCGGAATCCACTGGCCGCCCAGGTGGTGCACGAGCACCTCGCCCAGGTAGGCGCCAATGGCGGGTACCGCGTGCGCGTCGATGTGTTCCCGCTCGAACACCCTTGGGAACTCCTCCTGCCAGAAATGGAAGTCCACGTCCGTGAGGGATTCGGGTGAGCTGTCGAAGACGGAGGGCACCTTCGAGTGGAGCAATGCCACGAGGAGTTCGGCGAGATCGCTGTAATGCGAGCGAGCGCGCTCCGGGTCGTCCACGTCCGGAGGCAGGGCGGATTCAGCGGGGCGCCACTCGTCGGGCTCTGGGGGGCGCCACTCGTTGAATTCGGCGATCTTCCGCTGGCGTTCGTGAATGGCGAGGCTGTCCACCACGCGAGAGAGGAGCGGGGCCACGTCCGGGTGGAAGCGAGGCTCCACGGGGACGAGCGCCGCGCTGCGCTCACGCAGGGTACGCAGGACGGTGTCGAAGTTCAGGTCCGGCCGGAGATGCGCGTGCGCGTGGGCC
Encoded proteins:
- a CDS encoding CRISPR-associated endonuclease Cas3'': MPVSCSPTKRLPHSGRMGAATKQPLTTDPLAHLDEAGRPHLLYEHLCQVGDRAHAFAERFGAGEWARLAGRWHDLGKYARDFQRIIREENGFEAHLETEEEAGPRDHSTAGALHARQVLGTQAGSLLTLAIAGHHAGLANREKLEERLERRKELLQKVLATQPPPAILEATTPALPAFLARTPRTSKEAATIARSLELWTRMLFSALCDADFLDTEEFFEPSRTQLRAVLPPLSVLREKLARYMEDLRVRATPSEVNRVRTEVLASCLHAAAQPPGAFSLTVPTGGGKTLASLAFALEHAVRHGLERVVVAIPFTSIIEQSAAVYRAALGEEAVIEHHSALDPLRETARNRLASENWDAPVVVTTTAQLFDSLFARRPGACRKLHRLARSVVVLDEAQTLPPRLLTPILDVLGTLIRDYGTSLVVCTATQPALGRTSELPDGLENVREIVPAEVRAFERLRRVRVRWPTSPEPTSHEALADELALEPDVLAIVHRRADARELCEALDRRMEDTSTSHLSALMCPRHRSEVLAGLKARKARGEPIRLVSTQLVEAGVDVDFPVVYRALGGLDSLAQAAGRCNREGRLSGLGELRVFLAPTAPPRGVPRTAMEVTRGLLAETPGLDPFHPDICRRYFRRLYAAKELDAEDIQALRAKLRFEETARRFHLVEDGWSAPVVVPWGEAAKHVARLEHAGPSRERLRALQGFTVQVKATQRDVWLARGLVRWVADTVVVLGPELTPAYDERFGLMPERVGLLDAGSLVVSE